A single Symbiobacterium thermophilum IAM 14863 DNA region contains:
- a CDS encoding YciI family protein, with product METCYMIRLTRRPGCVITDELMRAHRAHLKRLAEQGRLVLCGPFADRTGGMTVIRAASLAEAEAVAAADPLVASGMEDCEIREWIITGGEGRPLEGH from the coding sequence GTGGAAACGTGTTACATGATCCGGCTCACCCGCCGACCGGGGTGCGTGATCACCGACGAGCTCATGCGGGCCCACCGTGCGCACCTGAAGCGGCTTGCCGAGCAGGGGCGCCTGGTGCTTTGCGGCCCGTTCGCCGACCGTACCGGCGGGATGACGGTCATCCGGGCGGCGTCGCTGGCGGAGGCCGAGGCGGTAGCCGCAGCCGATCCGCTGGTCGCATCGGGCATGGAGGACTGCGAGATCCGGGAGTGGATCATCACGGGTGGGGAGGGACGGCCGCTGGAAGGCCACTGA
- a CDS encoding Na+/H+ antiporter subunit E, whose amino-acid sequence MDARVRTGILVVLFAFLWMILQESYTLGSFVGGLVVGLVILLIFPAPVHGLINPYVRRPGGIFRWLVSAAHLFLYYTRHWLRGNAEMARLMLRRDLSTITPGVLKFPLRVRQPGQVALLANLITVTPGSYTVEVSDDWDVLYLHVIDASDAEAALAPIRRIEELIMEVLQ is encoded by the coding sequence GTGGACGCCCGAGTTCGCACCGGAATCCTCGTGGTGCTGTTCGCGTTTCTCTGGATGATCCTGCAGGAGTCCTACACCCTCGGCAGCTTCGTCGGCGGGCTGGTCGTGGGCCTGGTGATCCTGCTGATCTTCCCGGCGCCGGTCCACGGGCTCATCAACCCCTACGTGAGGCGGCCAGGCGGCATCTTCCGCTGGCTGGTGAGCGCCGCCCACCTGTTCCTGTACTACACGCGGCACTGGCTGAGGGGCAATGCCGAAATGGCGCGCCTGATGCTGCGCCGGGACCTGAGCACGATCACGCCCGGCGTGCTGAAGTTCCCCCTGCGGGTCCGGCAGCCCGGGCAGGTGGCCCTGCTGGCCAACCTGATCACCGTGACCCCCGGCTCTTACACCGTCGAGGTGTCCGATGACTGGGACGTGCTCTATCTGCACGTCATCGATGCCTCCGATGCCGAGGCGGCACTTGCCCCGATCCGGCGGATCGAGGAGCTGATCATGGAGGTGTTGCAGTGA
- a CDS encoding proton-conducting transporter membrane subunit: MSNLVAYPALLCFGTGIVQLLLHRRVALQRAVALLSSIAGIVLSVLLTYTIWTSGIQVQTAGGWPVPFGITLTADLFSGMMMILAAVVLFTSILYIFRDMNPDSERTFFYPVLFFMMAGVNLSFATGDIFNLYVAFEVMLISSYFLMALGSTGPQVREGLKYLLLNTVASSLFLFGVALLYGVTSSLNMADIAAKAASEPGNPYITLSGMLFLVVFAAKGALFPFYWWLPRSYYYVPNGIAPLFASMLTKVGVYGLIRVFTLIFIHDSGLTHSLLLVIGGLTMFLGVMGAISQYDFKAILSYHIISQIGYMIMGLGLYTVLGLAGAVFYIAHHIIVKSGLFLLSGATSRITGQTDFKHYSGLLASYPGLAYTFFATAISLAGVPPFSGFFAKFALLRAAVEKGAWGIAAVSLLVSFFTLFSMIKIFRKAYWGRPSGQRIQRTRRDYFAALTPAVILLALSVAMGLGGGYMMEFALATADQLMHPNIYVEAVLGR; this comes from the coding sequence ATGAGTAACCTCGTCGCCTACCCCGCACTGCTCTGCTTCGGCACCGGCATTGTCCAGCTGCTCCTGCACAGGCGGGTGGCCCTCCAGCGGGCGGTTGCCCTCTTGTCGTCGATTGCGGGGATTGTGCTCTCGGTTCTGCTTACGTACACCATCTGGACCTCCGGCATTCAGGTCCAGACGGCCGGCGGGTGGCCGGTGCCCTTCGGCATCACGCTGACGGCGGACCTGTTCAGCGGGATGATGATGATCCTCGCGGCCGTCGTGCTCTTTACGTCCATCCTCTACATTTTCCGGGACATGAACCCGGACAGTGAACGGACCTTCTTCTACCCTGTGCTCTTCTTCATGATGGCCGGCGTCAACCTCAGCTTCGCCACCGGCGACATCTTCAACCTGTACGTCGCCTTCGAGGTGATGCTGATCTCGTCCTATTTCCTGATGGCTCTGGGGAGCACGGGCCCGCAGGTGCGGGAGGGCCTGAAGTACCTGCTGCTGAACACGGTGGCCTCGAGCCTCTTCCTGTTCGGCGTGGCCCTGCTCTACGGCGTCACCTCGTCGCTGAACATGGCGGACATCGCCGCCAAGGCGGCGTCCGAGCCCGGCAACCCCTACATCACCCTGTCGGGGATGCTGTTCCTGGTCGTGTTCGCCGCGAAGGGCGCGCTCTTTCCCTTCTACTGGTGGCTGCCCCGCTCGTACTACTACGTGCCCAACGGCATCGCCCCGCTGTTCGCGTCGATGCTGACCAAGGTGGGGGTGTACGGCCTCATCCGGGTGTTCACCCTGATCTTCATCCACGACAGCGGCCTGACCCACTCGCTGCTGCTGGTCATCGGCGGCCTCACGATGTTCCTCGGCGTGATGGGCGCGATCTCCCAGTACGACTTCAAGGCCATCCTGAGCTACCACATCATCAGCCAGATCGGATACATGATCATGGGCCTGGGCCTGTATACGGTCCTGGGGCTTGCCGGAGCGGTGTTCTACATCGCACACCACATCATCGTCAAGTCCGGCCTGTTCCTGCTCTCCGGGGCGACCAGCCGGATCACGGGTCAGACGGACTTCAAGCACTACTCCGGCCTGCTGGCCTCCTACCCCGGACTGGCCTACACGTTCTTCGCCACCGCCATCTCGCTGGCCGGCGTGCCGCCCTTCTCGGGCTTCTTCGCCAAGTTCGCCCTGCTCCGGGCGGCGGTGGAGAAGGGGGCCTGGGGCATTGCAGCGGTGTCGCTGCTGGTCTCGTTCTTCACCCTGTTCTCCATGATCAAGATCTTCCGCAAGGCCTACTGGGGACGGCCCTCCGGTCAGCGGATCCAGCGCACCAGGCGGGACTACTTCGCGGCCCTGACCCCCGCCGTGATCCTGCTGGCGCTTTCCGTCGCGATGGGCCTGGGCGGCGGCTACATGATGGAGTTCGCGCTGGCGACGGCAGACCAGCTTATGCATCCCAACATCTACGTTGAAGCCGTCCTGGGGAGGTGA
- a CDS encoding ABC transporter substrate-binding protein has protein sequence MSVRKRATAGLLLRGLAVLLMSVLLGGCAGRPAGSLGAAPVGEAEDGAEAPKDYGEIRLGYQFGTGYLPVEVMVEHRLIEKRLGNVKVTRQQLGGGGALTEAVLAGSTDVVFMGLGPFFVGWGKGIDWKIAAAMQDMPIGLNSAKPGATSLRDIGPEDRIALPGINSIQHVMLAMEAQKQLGDPRALDELLVAMPHPEGERALLAGSEITFHYTAPPYLQRERQQPGIAKIVDSYETMGQKHTFNVMVVPARFKEENPELYQALVDAYTEATEWVRANPAEAADLMIRLGDRTDRDELIAQITHPDVVWTIEPHGLMKIVTFMKEAGFLDKAPADWREVTWENLHHLNGN, from the coding sequence ATGAGCGTGCGGAAGCGGGCGACGGCCGGCCTCCTTCTCCGGGGCCTCGCCGTGTTGCTGATGAGCGTCCTGCTGGGCGGCTGCGCGGGAAGGCCGGCGGGTTCCCTGGGGGCTGCCCCCGTCGGGGAGGCGGAGGACGGGGCAGAGGCCCCGAAGGATTACGGCGAGATCCGGCTCGGCTACCAGTTCGGCACCGGCTACCTGCCGGTGGAGGTGATGGTGGAACACCGGCTGATCGAGAAACGGCTGGGCAACGTCAAGGTGACCCGTCAGCAGCTGGGGGGCGGGGGAGCCCTGACGGAGGCTGTCCTGGCCGGGTCCACGGACGTGGTCTTCATGGGCCTCGGCCCGTTCTTCGTGGGCTGGGGAAAGGGGATCGACTGGAAGATCGCAGCGGCCATGCAGGACATGCCGATCGGCCTGAACAGTGCCAAACCGGGCGCCACGAGCCTCAGGGACATCGGGCCGGAGGACCGGATTGCCCTGCCGGGGATCAACTCGATCCAGCATGTGATGCTGGCCATGGAGGCCCAGAAGCAGCTGGGCGATCCCCGGGCCCTCGACGAACTGCTGGTGGCCATGCCGCATCCCGAGGGCGAGCGGGCGCTCCTGGCGGGAAGTGAGATCACTTTCCACTACACCGCGCCGCCCTACCTGCAGCGGGAGCGGCAGCAGCCCGGCATCGCCAAGATCGTCGACTCGTACGAAACCATGGGCCAGAAGCACACGTTCAACGTGATGGTGGTGCCTGCCCGGTTCAAGGAGGAGAACCCGGAGCTCTACCAGGCCCTGGTGGACGCGTACACCGAAGCGACGGAATGGGTGAGGGCGAACCCCGCCGAGGCCGCGGACCTGATGATCCGGCTGGGCGACCGGACGGACCGGGACGAGTTGATCGCGCAGATTACCCACCCGGACGTGGTCTGGACCATCGAACCCCACGGTCTGATGAAGATCGTCACGTTCATGAAAGAGGCGGGTTTCCTCGATAAGGCGCCCGCCGACTGGAGGGAGGTCACCTGGGAGAACCTTCATCACCTGAACGGCAACTGA
- the mnhG gene encoding monovalent cation/H(+) antiporter subunit G: MSLATEILIGLLVLLGTAAAVLGTLGLVRMPDVYNRLHAVTMAITFATVMMVLAGTLYFSTTHGLTLKLLLVIPFVFWTSSAGSFVIARGAHRTGVRPAPLTIRDDLQEDIGIDQEQE; encoded by the coding sequence GTGTCATTGGCCACGGAGATCCTCATCGGCCTGTTGGTCCTGCTGGGGACCGCGGCGGCGGTGCTGGGGACGCTGGGGCTCGTCCGGATGCCTGATGTGTACAACCGCCTGCACGCGGTCACCATGGCCATCACCTTCGCCACGGTGATGATGGTCCTGGCCGGCACCCTCTACTTCTCGACCACCCACGGGCTCACGCTGAAGCTGCTCCTGGTGATCCCGTTCGTCTTCTGGACGTCCTCGGCGGGGTCGTTCGTGATCGCCCGCGGCGCGCACCGCACCGGCGTGCGGCCGGCCCCCCTCACGATCCGGGACGACCTGCAGGAGGACATCGGCATCGACCAGGAGCAGGAGTGA
- a CDS encoding sodium:proton antiporter: MELLAALVIGLLLGVGTYLLLERNMIRIVLGTMLINYATNFMLLTSGRLKTGRAPFLGGSDVQLAAEGSGGIIVDGISYVDPVPQALILTSIVIGLATTAFAFVLSYRTVQECDTDDLLLLRGVEHE, translated from the coding sequence GTGGAACTGCTTGCTGCACTGGTCATCGGCCTGCTCCTGGGTGTGGGCACCTACCTGCTCCTGGAGCGGAACATGATCCGGATCGTGCTGGGAACCATGCTGATCAACTACGCCACCAACTTCATGCTCCTCACCTCCGGCCGGCTGAAGACGGGGCGTGCGCCCTTCCTGGGCGGAAGCGACGTGCAGCTCGCGGCGGAGGGCAGCGGCGGCATTATCGTGGACGGCATCTCGTATGTCGACCCCGTGCCGCAGGCTCTGATCCTGACGTCGATCGTCATCGGCCTGGCGACGACCGCCTTCGCCTTCGTCCTGTCGTACCGGACGGTCCAGGAGTGCGATACCGACGATCTGCTGCTGCTGCGGGGGGTGGAGCATGAGTAA
- a CDS encoding helix-turn-helix domain-containing protein, whose protein sequence is MIFVRELSAEERAELERAARRRHRVVSSRRAAIVLASAQGLTAPQIAQRFHCSVDHVRHVIHHFNEHGLDALKPAYCGGRPRVFDANQRARIVKLALTPPQVAGFPWPCWSLSRLQEALVQLHIVDGISKETIRLVLDEAGVRCRSRGAWRLAGRRARKGATHAAPGDSGELPTD, encoded by the coding sequence GTGATTTTCGTCCGAGAGCTGTCGGCCGAGGAGCGCGCCGAGCTGGAGCGCGCCGCCCGGCGCCGCCACCGGGTGGTGAGCAGCCGGCGGGCGGCCATCGTGCTCGCCTCGGCGCAGGGGCTGACGGCGCCGCAGATCGCCCAGCGCTTCCACTGTTCCGTCGACCACGTGCGCCACGTCATCCACCACTTTAACGAGCACGGCCTGGACGCGTTGAAGCCGGCGTACTGCGGCGGTCGACCCCGGGTCTTCGATGCCAACCAGCGGGCCCGCATCGTGAAGCTGGCCCTCACGCCCCCCCAGGTCGCTGGGTTTCCGTGGCCCTGCTGGTCGCTCTCGCGCCTGCAGGAGGCCCTCGTGCAGCTCCACATCGTCGACGGGATCAGCAAGGAGACCATCCGGCTGGTGCTGGACGAGGCCGGGGTGCGCTGTCGGAGCAGGGGGGCGTGGCGGCTCGCGGGGCGCCGCGCCCGCAAGGGCGCGACCCACGCCGCACCCGGCGATTCCGGTGAACTCCCGACCGACTGA
- a CDS encoding ABC transporter ATP-binding protein has product MRHVKLQIRGLTATYRTARGTITALNGIDLDVREGEKVVILGPSGCGKSTLLKIVAGFERAAAGSVCVDGLPVSGPGPDRAFVFQEFDQLFPWLTVSGNLSFALRVARGVTGREAERAIDEVLSLVGLSRWRDLYPHQLSGGMKMRVAIARALVLNPAVLLMDEPFAALDAQSRSLLQAEVNRMLAETGQTLLFVTHSIEEALVLGDRIVVLSASPGRVRQIIEPAVTGVTLLERPEGAELRRVIRQLLEQDRVAGEMAS; this is encoded by the coding sequence ATGCGGCATGTGAAGCTTCAGATCCGCGGGCTGACCGCCACCTACCGCACGGCCCGGGGGACGATCACCGCCCTGAACGGGATCGATCTCGACGTCCGGGAGGGTGAGAAGGTGGTCATCCTGGGGCCGTCGGGTTGCGGCAAGTCCACCCTGCTCAAGATCGTGGCGGGATTCGAACGGGCTGCGGCGGGGTCGGTCTGCGTGGACGGCCTTCCCGTCAGCGGCCCCGGCCCGGACCGTGCGTTCGTGTTCCAGGAGTTTGACCAGCTCTTTCCGTGGCTGACGGTGTCCGGGAACCTGTCGTTCGCCCTGCGGGTGGCGCGGGGAGTCACCGGCCGCGAGGCCGAGCGGGCGATCGACGAGGTCCTCTCGCTGGTGGGCCTGAGCCGGTGGCGCGATCTCTACCCGCACCAGCTCTCCGGCGGCATGAAGATGCGGGTGGCCATCGCCCGGGCGCTGGTGCTGAACCCGGCTGTGCTTCTCATGGATGAACCGTTCGCCGCCCTGGACGCCCAGAGCCGGTCGCTCCTGCAGGCCGAGGTGAACCGCATGCTGGCCGAGACCGGGCAGACGCTGCTCTTCGTCACCCACTCCATCGAGGAGGCCCTGGTGCTCGGGGACCGCATCGTGGTGCTGTCGGCGTCACCCGGCCGGGTCAGACAGATCATCGAGCCGGCCGTAACCGGCGTCACCCTGCTGGAGCGGCCCGAGGGAGCCGAACTGCGCCGGGTGATCCGCCAGCTGCTGGAGCAGGACCGGGTTGCAGGGGAGATGGCGTCGTGA
- the mbhE gene encoding hydrogen gas-evolving membrane-bound hydrogenase subunit E yields the protein MAQALASIALPLIAAFMMPVLYRWLRWRLGVAATAVAAVTFVLVVLTPEMSLVIPWVPQLGIDLSIHVDGWGRLFALLIAGIGTLVVLYSIPYLGAREDLGKFYAYLLLFMGAMLGVVYAGNLMLMYVFWELTSISSFLLIGFWNTRDDAQYGALKAILITFGGGLCMLGGLAILGTVGGTFELSALLAKQAELLGHPLVTVALVLLLIGAFTKSAQFPFHIWLPDAMAAPTPVSAYLHSATMVKAGLYLIGRLWPIFHTHPLWVPVVAAVGMVTMVVGSFLAVQKTDLKAVLALSTISQLGLIMWLFGLGTPEATQAAAFHLLNHSTFKALLFMVVGIIDHQTGTREIPLLSGLRRAMPVSAGLAMVGAASMAGVPLLNGFLSKEMFLTAVHGSSMGAAGALVATGASLLTTLYCLILGHKIWFGEPHETPDVPEEGSPSILVPPLLLAVIIVAVGIYPGLVESAIVTPAVAAVLQGPADLPHIALWHGFTPALLMTAIALGGGVLAYAGLPRVLAAFRRFTPQRYHLNALYDLLWWKNQVVEKAAKWITNRQMTGYLRDYLAYTLGALVVLFFGTMIVRRAGIPQLTLSPVGPWELLLMAIIVAGAVASTRVTSRLAAVMSISLVGLPLSLLFALLRAPDLALTQVVVEVITTVLFLLVFPHLRQITVYPRRPGRLNTNLLVAIGVGALGTVVTLLANGARLFPPRVAEWLVENSYRLGGGNNVVNVILVDFRGFDTMGEITVLTVAGLAVYMLIRLRKDHQAKGGRS from the coding sequence TTGGCGCAGGCGCTGGCATCGATCGCACTTCCGCTGATCGCCGCCTTCATGATGCCCGTGCTCTACCGGTGGCTCCGGTGGCGCCTGGGCGTGGCGGCGACCGCCGTAGCTGCAGTGACGTTCGTCCTCGTGGTGCTGACCCCCGAAATGTCGCTGGTCATCCCGTGGGTCCCGCAACTGGGGATCGACCTCTCCATACACGTCGACGGGTGGGGCCGGCTGTTTGCCCTGCTCATTGCCGGGATCGGCACGCTCGTCGTCCTCTATAGCATTCCCTACCTGGGCGCCCGGGAGGACCTGGGGAAGTTTTACGCCTACCTCCTGCTCTTCATGGGCGCGATGCTCGGCGTGGTGTACGCCGGCAACCTGATGCTCATGTACGTGTTCTGGGAGTTGACCTCGATCAGCTCCTTCCTGCTGATCGGCTTCTGGAACACCCGCGACGACGCCCAGTACGGCGCCCTGAAGGCGATCCTGATCACCTTCGGGGGCGGCCTCTGCATGCTGGGCGGCCTGGCGATTCTCGGCACGGTGGGCGGCACCTTCGAGCTGTCGGCGCTGCTCGCGAAACAGGCCGAGCTGCTGGGGCACCCGCTGGTCACCGTGGCGCTGGTCCTGCTGCTGATCGGCGCCTTCACCAAGTCTGCTCAGTTTCCCTTCCATATCTGGCTTCCCGACGCGATGGCGGCCCCCACGCCGGTCTCTGCCTACCTGCACTCGGCCACCATGGTCAAGGCCGGGCTCTACCTGATCGGCCGCCTCTGGCCGATCTTCCACACGCACCCGCTCTGGGTGCCCGTCGTGGCCGCGGTCGGCATGGTGACGATGGTGGTGGGATCCTTCCTCGCCGTGCAGAAGACCGACCTGAAGGCCGTCCTCGCGCTGTCCACCATCTCGCAGCTGGGTCTCATCATGTGGCTGTTCGGCCTGGGAACCCCGGAAGCCACCCAGGCGGCCGCGTTTCACCTGCTCAACCACTCCACGTTCAAGGCGCTTCTGTTCATGGTCGTCGGCATCATCGACCACCAGACCGGCACCCGTGAGATCCCGCTCCTCTCGGGGCTGCGGAGGGCCATGCCCGTGTCCGCGGGACTGGCGATGGTGGGCGCCGCCTCCATGGCCGGGGTACCGCTGCTCAACGGCTTCCTCTCCAAGGAGATGTTCCTGACAGCGGTCCACGGCTCTTCCATGGGCGCGGCGGGGGCGCTGGTCGCGACGGGCGCCTCCCTGCTCACGACCCTCTACTGCCTCATCCTCGGGCACAAGATCTGGTTCGGCGAGCCCCACGAGACCCCGGACGTGCCGGAGGAAGGGTCGCCGTCCATCCTGGTGCCTCCGCTGCTCCTGGCGGTCATCATCGTCGCCGTCGGCATCTACCCGGGGCTCGTCGAGTCGGCGATTGTCACCCCCGCCGTGGCGGCGGTGCTGCAGGGGCCGGCGGACCTGCCGCACATCGCGCTCTGGCACGGGTTCACCCCCGCCCTGCTGATGACGGCCATCGCCCTGGGCGGCGGCGTGCTCGCCTACGCGGGGCTGCCCCGCGTGCTGGCTGCCTTCCGGCGGTTCACCCCGCAGCGGTACCATCTGAACGCCCTGTACGACCTCCTCTGGTGGAAGAACCAGGTGGTGGAGAAGGCGGCGAAGTGGATCACCAACCGGCAGATGACCGGTTACCTGCGCGACTACCTCGCATACACCCTGGGCGCCCTGGTGGTGCTCTTCTTCGGGACGATGATCGTCCGGCGCGCCGGAATCCCGCAGCTCACGCTGTCGCCTGTCGGGCCCTGGGAGCTCCTGCTGATGGCGATCATCGTCGCCGGTGCGGTGGCCAGCACACGCGTCACCAGCCGCCTGGCGGCCGTCATGTCCATCTCGCTGGTGGGCCTGCCGCTGTCGCTGCTCTTCGCCCTCCTCCGGGCGCCGGACCTGGCCCTCACGCAGGTGGTCGTCGAGGTGATCACCACCGTGCTCTTCCTGCTGGTCTTCCCGCACCTGCGGCAGATCACGGTCTACCCGCGCAGGCCGGGCAGGCTGAATACCAACCTGCTGGTGGCGATCGGCGTCGGCGCGCTGGGCACGGTGGTCACGCTTCTGGCCAACGGGGCCCGCCTGTTTCCGCCAAGGGTGGCGGAGTGGCTGGTGGAGAACAGCTACCGGCTGGGCGGCGGGAACAACGTCGTCAACGTGATCCTCGTGGATTTCCGCGGGTTCGACACGATGGGGGAGATCACGGTGCTCACCGTGGCCGGACTCGCGGTGTACATGCTGATCCGGCTGCGGAAGGACCACCAGGCGAAAGGGGGGAGGAGCTAG
- a CDS encoding ABC transporter permease, with translation MRNGGNKLVVVLVLLALWEGYARAADVNPLLVPAPSRVLLAFGEYIRDGSLLRHTLHTLQMVLTGMSIGILTAFCLTALATAGRWGRDLLLTLTTIMNPLPAIALLPVALLWLGIGPRSLVFVIANSVVWSLALNMHTGFETVPLTWRQAGQNLGLRGWGLIRHVYLPAALPYILTGVKIAWSFGWRTVIAAELVFGASGQAGGLGWMINVERYNLNTAGVFCGLVTIVALGLLAEALFEVLERRTIRRWGMSAG, from the coding sequence GTGAGGAACGGGGGGAACAAGCTGGTTGTCGTCCTGGTCCTCCTCGCCCTCTGGGAAGGGTACGCGCGGGCAGCGGACGTCAACCCCTTGCTGGTGCCTGCTCCCAGCCGGGTTCTGCTGGCCTTCGGTGAGTACATCCGAGACGGCAGCCTGTTGCGCCACACGCTGCACACACTGCAGATGGTGCTGACCGGCATGTCCATCGGCATCCTGACCGCCTTCTGCCTGACGGCCCTCGCCACCGCCGGCCGGTGGGGGCGGGACCTGCTCCTGACCCTGACCACCATCATGAACCCATTGCCCGCCATCGCCCTTCTGCCCGTCGCCCTGCTCTGGCTCGGCATCGGGCCCCGGTCCCTGGTGTTCGTGATCGCCAACTCGGTGGTGTGGTCGCTGGCGCTGAACATGCACACCGGCTTCGAGACCGTGCCGCTGACCTGGAGACAGGCGGGGCAGAATCTGGGCCTCCGGGGCTGGGGCCTGATCCGGCACGTCTACCTGCCTGCGGCGCTGCCCTACATACTGACCGGGGTGAAGATCGCCTGGTCGTTCGGCTGGCGCACGGTGATCGCCGCGGAACTGGTCTTCGGTGCCAGCGGCCAGGCAGGCGGGCTGGGCTGGATGATCAACGTCGAACGCTACAACCTGAACACCGCCGGCGTGTTCTGCGGCCTCGTCACCATCGTCGCCCTTGGCCTTCTGGCTGAGGCGCTCTTCGAGGTGCTGGAGCGCCGGACCATCCGCAGGTGGGGAATGTCTGCGGGCTGA
- a CDS encoding MnhB domain-containing protein, whose translation MVRAQIEQNPIVRVVVHTSLYGLKLLAVWILLRGHHEPGGGFIAGLLIAAAIAMQGVAFGTDAAQAIFPLPPQYLLGGGLLISFATVLGPALAGHAFMEHSAGVIVLPLLGELHWSTAVLFDIGVFLVVVGTMKTVLLSIATDPVRRRPSAAEGGAPSPDREVS comes from the coding sequence ATGGTCCGCGCGCAGATCGAACAGAACCCGATCGTCCGGGTTGTCGTCCACACGTCGCTGTACGGCCTGAAGCTCCTCGCCGTCTGGATCCTGCTGCGGGGCCACCACGAGCCGGGCGGCGGCTTCATCGCCGGTCTCCTGATCGCGGCGGCAATCGCCATGCAGGGGGTGGCGTTCGGCACGGACGCCGCGCAGGCCATCTTCCCGCTCCCTCCCCAGTACCTGCTGGGCGGCGGCCTGCTGATCTCGTTCGCGACCGTGCTGGGTCCGGCACTGGCGGGACATGCCTTCATGGAGCACAGCGCAGGGGTGATCGTGCTGCCCCTTCTGGGCGAGCTGCACTGGTCCACGGCGGTGCTCTTTGACATCGGCGTCTTCCTCGTGGTCGTGGGCACGATGAAGACCGTCCTGCTCAGCATCGCCACGGATCCGGTGCGCCGCCGCCCATCCGCGGCGGAAGGCGGAGCCCCCAGCCCTGACAGGGAGGTGTCGTAG
- a CDS encoding monovalent cation/H+ antiporter complex subunit F: protein MLQAVLWISLVGMVVSLGFAAYRTFRGPTVPDRIAAIDAFGTVLIQTLIVGAILLNDPQYLAYAVVLAAINYVSTVALGKYLQRGGVIGHGDPHRPVGPAGDRGGGAGDAGARPDA from the coding sequence ATGCTGCAGGCCGTCCTCTGGATCAGCCTGGTGGGCATGGTCGTCTCCCTGGGTTTCGCCGCCTACCGCACGTTCAGGGGCCCTACCGTCCCGGACCGCATCGCGGCCATCGATGCCTTCGGCACGGTGCTCATCCAGACGTTGATCGTCGGTGCGATCCTGCTGAACGACCCGCAGTACCTGGCGTATGCCGTGGTCCTCGCCGCGATCAACTACGTCTCGACCGTTGCGCTGGGAAAGTACCTTCAGAGGGGTGGTGTCATTGGCCACGGAGATCCTCATCGGCCTGTTGGTCCTGCTGGGGACCGCGGCGGCGGTGCTGGGGACGCTGGGGCTCGTCCGGATGCCTGA
- a CDS encoding sulfite exporter TauE/SafE family protein, which translates to MEWLIVAIVSLGTSFVKTAFGLGAGVLFGPVLALFLEPRQAMGMTAPVMFLSSVAALAAHWRRWDWPVLRRLLPTALAGLWLGSVFLAQAPAPHLRRAIGVAAVSFAVVQVARLRRGAAVSPAGDWAPGPAVLLGFTGGVVSGIAHSGGLFFSMYLLPRLEKVAFVASLTATLMVVDLFRLVSYWYLDVLQPRHVLLGLLCAPLMLLGGWLGKRLNGRLSSRGFVTALSALIAATGLALLAR; encoded by the coding sequence TTGGAGTGGCTGATCGTCGCCATCGTCAGCCTGGGCACCAGCTTCGTCAAGACCGCGTTCGGGCTCGGCGCCGGGGTGCTCTTCGGCCCGGTGCTCGCGCTGTTCCTGGAGCCCAGGCAGGCCATGGGGATGACGGCGCCGGTGATGTTCCTCAGCAGCGTCGCCGCGCTGGCCGCCCACTGGCGGCGGTGGGACTGGCCCGTCCTCCGCCGGCTGCTGCCGACTGCGCTGGCGGGCCTCTGGCTGGGCAGCGTCTTCCTGGCGCAGGCGCCCGCGCCCCATCTGCGCAGGGCCATCGGTGTGGCCGCCGTGTCCTTCGCGGTGGTGCAGGTTGCGCGCCTGCGCCGGGGGGCGGCGGTGTCGCCTGCAGGAGACTGGGCGCCGGGCCCGGCGGTGCTCCTGGGTTTCACCGGTGGCGTCGTCAGCGGCATCGCCCACTCGGGCGGCCTCTTCTTCTCCATGTACCTGCTGCCGCGCCTGGAGAAGGTGGCCTTCGTCGCCTCCCTGACCGCGACCTTGATGGTCGTCGACCTGTTCCGGCTGGTTTCCTACTGGTACCTGGATGTGCTGCAGCCGCGCCACGTGCTGCTGGGCCTGCTCTGTGCGCCGCTCATGCTGTTGGGCGGCTGGCTGGGGAAGCGGCTCAACGGCCGGCTCTCGTCACGGGGGTTCGTCACGGCCCTGTCGGCGCTCATCGCCGCAACGGGGCTGGCCCTGCTGGCGCGGTGA